ATTGTTTCATTTGtgtaatgttttttaaatttaatcgaGATACATTATGCATATTTTAAGTCAGAATGTCATTAGCATTATCGTTCGATCATTAGCCCTTACAAGAATCGACTTTTCTCCAGTTGTAATTAGTTTTCTttcgaataaataattaaggatttacattaaatagttaaatgAATTCTAAGCCGTTGGTccgtttatattatgatgtgtTTTAAGCACGGTTCGGTAATCGTTAGTATAAAATTTAGACGCACGAAATCTGTCTAGTCACGTTATACATGCAATATTCTATTAAATGTCATCGACGTATGTGAGTTATTATTTGtctcattttatattatctgtacgTCGCCACTTGTATAAATTTGTTGGTTATATCGGTACATCGCTTTCTCATTACCATTAAAGTATAAGTGTGACTTATAAGGAAAGAGTACAATTAATTTGGTTAGGTTCCGACACTGTTATGGATAAGTCGAGTAACTGTAGATAACCTGTATTTACGAGattcacaataaataaatgttctaaTCTATAATGCAATGTGCCTTTTTGAGTGCGGTAACACTAAGCAATACACAAGAATGGCATTTAATACGATCTGTGCATCGGTTACGGCGTATCATTTTCGTTTTACTTAAAGTTTCGTATATTTGGTGTATGTTGTGTCGTTATTGTGATGTGTGGAATGTTTAATCTTACTGCATGTACATACGGCCACGTCTCTACTTGAAAATCGCTTTTGTATCGGGCaagacatttaaaaaataataatatcaggAAAAGAAAAGATGCAAACGAGCATTGAATGATCATGTGTTTCAACGACTTTTCCACCATATTTTATtctcaaattaaaaaacaacattccttttcataaagtttaaatattgtaaaatgctGTAGAATTTATTGATGGCAGGATCAAATCAGTGTTGCAAGTCATAAAAACACATCATACTTTATTGAAAACAGAAGTTGGTTGTCTGGTAGAGACGAGGCCTACATATAATCATCATGAATTAGTCACATGTAGCTGCGTCTTCTCATCTCCATCGTTAGATAGCGTGTCCTAAGTCTGTTCTCTACTGGAACTgattataagtttattaaattttcaaatttcataacttgttttatttttattctaatttttttGGATACTCTTGAAATCTAttgaggatttttttttactattgaaattgattaacacttttttaaggatttgaaatttatacacttagacaaactttttttatagcGAAAATAGCATACCAATAATTCGCTCCACTCTATAAAGCTATAAAGTACACACTAATCTCTTATCTCAGGAAATACTAGGTactataaatcaatatttttaatgttatttagcACTCTAACATTTGAATTGAACTATGATTACAGTATAGGGTaacaaaatgtaaacaaagacataagaaatctaaataatttatttacactacCTAATtacattgataaaataaatctaaacaaATTTAGTTGCTATGCCTAACAGTTTTGTGTAGTCAGCTCCTTTAGCATGGGTGCGTTCTTTCAAAATAGTTCTCAATATGGTTGGAATTGGCACATGTATTCTTGTGCCGAGGGGTGTGCCGTTGTCATCAATTAAGACCACATTATTGCTATCAAACTTTGGTACTTTGACTTTCTGTGTCTGTTTCATGCCTACTAGGATGCCTTTTTTCTTCTGCCCTTTGATAGCCACAAGTACTCGGTCTCCAATATAGCCAACACCTGTAATcattaagaatattttttcattgtgGTGATTGTGTTTGCAGGGCATGTATTaggtaaataaacaataattattatttgttgaatCGAATATTATCTCATTCAGGCTGTTGTTAATTAACAAATTGAGATGAATATCACTAGTAACTAATTTAgaggtaggtaaataatacgGTAGAAGGTACACTTTAATTCGTTAGCCTGCTATGCTATATTGACATTAATTAATAGTGGATATGCGTAAATCTTAGCATACATCAGCTGTAATATGAATTACATACGTTGTTTGTTATAAACGCAAATAACTTTCGGTGGTTTGCCCTCGGCCATCGCTCGCTTGCCGATTTCTGAATTGTCCACAACTCGGAGCCTGGATAATAATCGCACTTCACTTAAACACGAGGTCGTGTGAAAGCCTCGTGTTAAATTTGTTGTTACATTGCTTAAGatagttttaaacatttttattgatgtTAATAGCTAACAACAATCCTGACATTAATCGtgtaattttgatttttgaggttatttagattttgaaGTTTGACTTTGACAATTATTGacatataaattttttgaCATTCACAGAATTTATAAATGCAATTAACTATCTTCAAAAGATGAAGAAGAGGCATTGAATTCATTcagcattgaataaaaatattaatggcgATTTTAGAACTAACAAGACAACACAtatacattgaaaaaataagcTTGGAATGCACTTTCAGTGTtacctataggtaggtagtgtTTCCATGTATTCCAATTTCCATAGCTCAGTAGACTTTACGTTATTATTTTAGAGATGGCGTTGCTTGCCTAAAGAAATAGTATCCTGTGATTATTTACTATCCTTAGTTACTAtcttaaaacattaatttaaccgacttaaaaaatagatagcAGGTTCTCAAGCcgactttattttttttgtttgtatcaACCGATTTTTATGACTCTTGAAAAAAGTAGCCTAAGTTACACCAGCTATCTGTAAGTGAAAGTCCCGTCAAAATCGATCGAGCCATTTCAGAGACCAGCcgaaacagacagacagagaaaaatatatgttcTGTGTATAGTATGCATTCAGTAGAATTAAgtgcttatttttatacatgttatttttatttatagacgCTCCGTACTttgatatttatgtaatatgtagGATTTAGGtagtaagtaagtaggtatatatgcatttagtaaaaagcggatatatttacattattacaaacatattatacttagttcaattttattattgaatatagaTTAAGTACATCCAAGGTAAGGAATAGGTAtgtaaaatacttaattaaattaacataggacataggtattaaatattaatattatctggAGTCCAGACAGTACATAACcaaaataatgtacctatctatagTGTTGGGTTATTTATAAGCGTACTTAAAGATAATTTGAGTGTAATTATCATGTaacattgaggtattattatCTAGGTACTAAATAGGAAGTAGGCCACTTACatgatattatgttcttatttttcattaggtactgatgtatttttttagtaaGAGCGTCAATTTAGCTGCctcatatataaatttattaccttAGAGTTTTGAAGACATCACAGCAACTAAGAAAGAGATCGTCACGAGCAAAAACATTGAATgataacttaatattattcttacaAGACGAGCGATtggtattgtttagtttacaATGGCATAATCCTTTCTGAACCGTTGATTTACACaatactacctacctataaaggaACAAAGCTGCAGGAGGCTGCGTGTCTAATGGGCGCGCTGTCACAATATTGTTCGGATAAGATTACGTTTGTCGTTAGCGCCAATTTCGTCGCGTCTTCCCGAATCCAATTTTTTATTCCAAGCGTATTGATTACAGGAGATTGAGCGGTCGTTAGGGGTCGATTTCGTCAATGATTAAAGGTAACTCAATAAGGAGATTACAGTGGAAACAAAGGAGTGTTGGGTTCGCGTCATTAGGGCTCGGCTGACGCCTCAAAGCGCGTCGCAGCGCATCCGCCGCTTTGTGCGGCTCGGTGCGGCATTGTGCTGTCCAAACAGCCCGGCCCAGCGCCTCGCGAGCGGAAGCGCTGTCTGCTAACATTCAGTGCCGGATTAAGCCAGCGCGGGGCCTGTAGCAAATTCTGTCAAGAGGCCCTTCGTTTGCTATAGTTTCTCAAGTTAAagggtattaaataaaactgtacgtacacggtgcttctctGTGGGTGTTATGttaccagatattgaaaattttcccaaatttttccccgactacggaagaaagagggttatgtttttcgagtgtatctatgtataatatttctttggcacgccctgcagtataaaccgctgaaccgattttgatttatgaggtgacattgcaatcatctgaattattatggtaGTGGTGTTAGTGACGTTCTACATAAATTAGCTGTCagggtttaattttaattttaatataaatatttgtatatgataatttttataatattgtaaaaattcttttgttacataaacgataaatttttaattaaataaattacataaaaaaaattacaatgattacctatattattttttattttcaaaatatatgaatgcggatagcggtagtttttagtctagaacacgggacattttatttttagaaagaaagaaggaagaaaccatttattccaatacacacaaacacacaacaatagcattgtaaattatgaataataggtaatagaaaacataaatttatgtatgGTTGCTTGCGCTAAAAAAGGAAGCCACTCAGGATACCTGAGGCATAATACCTtaacactgattttcagtgacaCCTTACGACATCCACATTGTCAGCTGCTTTactggattttttttattattcagccATGGCTGTCCCACTGCTGGGCAAAGGCCTCTCTTCCCTTCATCCACGTTTTCCTATTGTGAGCAATTTTAGTCCATTCCTTGCAATGAGAGTCCAGTTCGTCGCGCCATCTGATTTTGGGCCTTCCACGCAGCCTTTTTCCATTGTCGGGGATCCACATAGTGGTGATTTTTGCCCACAACTCTTCGGACATTCGGCAAACATGTCCAGCCCAGTTCCATTTGAGCTCGGCAGCTTTATGGGATACGTCGACAATCTGTGTTTTTGAGCGTAgcgttttattttgaatacgaTCAGAAAGTTTTACGCCCAAAATGCTGCGCTCCATTGATCTTTGGCAAACCCCAAGTGCGGACTTTTGGCGATCAGTCAATGACCAAGTCTGTGCACCGTAGGTGAGGATGGGCAAGATGCACATGTCCATGAGCCTTCGTTTTAGTGAAAGAGGCAAGTCTCCTTTCATCAGCTCTTTCATCGACCAAAAGCTTCTCCAAGCGTTTTCAATGCGTTTGGCAACTTCTTGATCCTGCCTTGCTTGAAAAGAAACTATTTGGCCAAGGTAAGTATACTCATCGACATATGCAACCGACCCACCCTCGACAACGATGGTGGTTTTGGTGCTGTTAGTCATAAGCTTTGTTTTGGTCATGTTCATCTGAAGACCGACCCTGAGGCTTGCATCACTCAGGTCTTCGAGCATTGTTTGTAGCTCAGAGGCTGTGGAGGAAAAGAGAACAATATCATCAGCAAAGCGAAGGTTTGTTAATCGATGCTCACCGATTTTAAAACCTTTGTTCTGCCATCGAGCTGCCAAGCTTCTAAATACTTCTTCCAAGGTAGCATTGAAGAGTTTTGGAGATAATGGGTCACCTTGTTTGACTCCTTTTGTTATTCGGAAGGATGGGCCAttgctattaatttttacagaAGCTGTACTGGTACTATAGATATTTTGTATAAGGTGGATGTATGTCGGTTCTATATTTTGTTCTTTGAGGGCTGTGAATATGGCATTActggataataaataaatataattcctgaataataatatttttgtcatatCCATCACGGagttcaaatgaattaaatcgcGGGCGAAAACGTCtctgacgtttttaagctatataaaagtaacaaaaaaaagtattatgctttttaaatgtatcttataatgatcatgaacctttattgcactatacaaataatcacattcacgatcgaaaaatccaacagcactACCtcgaagatcttttaaccattttaccgttttacccataaaaatggcaaattcattttcaaaatactggcagcatacgttgaagttttgtattccttcgtTATtcgtttatgtaaaattattatttgtatacaaaattaaataagccaAATAATGTACAGAGAACCTgtaaaacgatgttttatctttttgtttgtttttgggaacaaattttacagcgttttaatatcacaagacagcatttttttactaaaatagcaAACCCCTTTTGACGTATAATTGCATGATACTATAATCGCTATAGCACTGGCGGAGGTTCGTATtcgtttttgatttcgtattttctttgacaagggcgatgGATgattgtcatgctccatctgccttttattttgtaatctaaggtttGATAGTCGATAGAATCCTATTTACTTTGATTGGGTTGTTACGACTAGCTCGTTCGATGACAATATCAGGGGATTCCCCTGTTAGTTTTGCTGTGTTACCAACTTGCGTGTAGCGCAGTGCAAGCAGTACAACACAAATTTTGGTGTAGCCAGCGCTCAATTGTAGAAACgtggtaaaattttaaattattgttgtagATTTTGATACCAACGTTTCTCGTGGTAGGtacgtgtattttttttacggtacgtgtattataaattgatatttttttacggtCAGACAGGTATTAGACCGCGGGGCCCCCCGAGCCGCGGGGCCCGTAGCATTTGCTACTCTTGCTACGTGGCTAATCCGGCACTGCTAACATTCACTTGCCTATTGTAGAATTAGATGCTTGCGTGATCATGACTTGTTTATGTTTCAGCATACCATTTAAAAAAGAAGATTTCTTACGTAGTAGGTATAAcctaattaaatgtaaattagcatcgatatgaaattttatggATTCGAAGGTTATTAAATGTAACTTCCCTATTTGACATCTCATTAATAGTAGGTAAAttacttagatattttatcttattgtataagtaactaggtaggtagaataaaaagtttttcgAATTTTATTCTAAGCAAGATAGACCTTCGCAGCCAAATCTATcctacaaattataaaaagttcaAAGTAGGCCTAAAAATGGAAGCACGGCACATTCGTAGTAccttaacatattttatacattaaaaaaattaacaaacaaGTGTTTAGTTATAATTCACAATtcaattaaaaccaataaccTATTAATTTGAGAGCTAAATATGCAATTGTCtccaataaaacaacaaatggGCGTGTTAATTAAATTCGTTAAATAGAGCATCATATTTTACGAACTAGGCTAGCGCTTAAACAAtgcacataataattattaagagccgataggtaggtaagtatatcTAGGTTTGTCATTCCTAATTAGagaataattttaactaattaattagatACTATTTAACCTggataaaaactttatttaggtttaaattattatgaatttgtTAGACTATTTTGTCGTCCATTCATTAttagatagataataatagTGTTTGATATTACCAAACCTATACCTtttcaaatttgatttatttctaCTAAGATTGGCAATTTATGGAATTGTGACGATTTTTATAAGGAACTAACAacgaatacaataaaaaaatgatttaattcgttgtattctaaaattttaaacttatcaGATTTGTTGGTATACCTAATATCACTTAATTATCAGATTTGTTGATATACTATCTGGTATACTATCACTTAATTATCAGATTTGTTGGTATACCTAATATCACTTAATTATCAGATTTGTTGGTATACTATCTGGTATACTATCACTTAATTATCAGATTTGTTGGTATACTATCTGGTATACTATCACTTAATTATCAGATTTGTTGGTATACCTAATATCACTTAATTATCAGATTTGTTGGTATACTATCTGGTATACTATCACTTAATTATCAGATTTGTTGGTATACCTAATCTAGATTCTGGAGCCGTCggcaaattgtaataaaaaaatgccacgcgtaacgaaaaaatgttttactaaatttttttccaaccccgataaagaaatttcacttcaaaaaatgatAGTTATTACttctgttattaaaatatcaaatgcagtAAAATGGGTGATTTagtgttaattattaatattcgtAAATTTGCCCAAGACTTTCTCACTCACGATTCTTTTCTTTCCGCTGCCCGTTTGACGATGTCATATAGGTACAttcgaaaaatataaatatataaaaaaactattttataaataaaggaagtgatataattattaaaagaaatacttacataattgtgttcatatttttttcgaATCCAAGACCCTACATTGAACTTTTACTTATGGAGGTAACTGAAAGTGTCAAATAAgtacgaaaaataaaaatagaaacttGTCAATTAATGTAAGTAGATACCTTAGCTGAACAGGAAACAGGAAACAGAACAGGTAGGTAagaatgtatataatatttatttttatagcattcaaaacTGCATTCATAGCGCTACACAATACCAGTCATAAACtaggtatgtacctaggttttaaacaagaatttattaaaccacatttatttaatcgtgcctaagtaggtacttattaagATCCCTTGAAAGTTTTAAATCAATGGAAAGGTGtgatttcttataataatttag
The sequence above is a segment of the Colias croceus chromosome 14, ilColCroc2.1 genome. Coding sequences within it:
- the LOC123697295 gene encoding 39S ribosomal protein L14, mitochondrial, with product MFKTILSNVTTNLTRGFHTTSCLSEVRLLSRLRVVDNSEIGKRAMAEGKPPKVICVYNKQRVGYIGDRVLVAIKGQKKKGILVGMKQTQKVKVPKFDSNNVVLIDDNGTPLGTRIHVPIPTILRTILKERTHAKGADYTKLLGIATKFV